Proteins found in one Carassius auratus strain Wakin chromosome 12, ASM336829v1, whole genome shotgun sequence genomic segment:
- the LOC113112192 gene encoding monocarboxylate transporter 7-like yields MSNRFGFQPVVMFGGFLTSLGMISSSSSSSIIGQCCGVFSPGEVLCDLHTQELGAAHSLHSHCSTAFTSSISQMYLTIEIVTGLGYCLTFLPTITILSQYFSRCRSVVTAMASTGESFAIFAFAPAFTALTNLIGWRYTMVVIGTLQGTIIICGALLRPIVIKPKIFPAETDKKITCSFPEEQMQGSACFKDSGVQSLDELKQGLKSGKEQKEAEPLQISPKQQAMSTKNKLLDLTVLKEGSFLCYSAFGLFATLGFFTLQLYVVELSANLCTERGKAAYMLSTMAIAEIFGRLSIGWVLNWGHIRKIFILLGFLSLMSLVLVLFTVVNGFWGLAVCCVLYGFLLGNIASMHIPMLAEDDVVGIQRMPLAVGVYVCIQSFARLAGPPLGGLLVDVTQNYRAAFYSCAAGMGLGAIFLGFVRPSKTGQLCSRRKNRQKNPIVEQVCKDKLEEILEVDNQDIKS; encoded by the exons ATGAGTAATCGATTTGGCTTCCAGCCAGTTGTGATGTTTGGAGGATTTCTCACATCTCTGGGAATGatctcaagttcaagttcaagttcaa ttattggccagtgctgcggtgttttcagtccaggagaggtcctctgtgatttgcacacccaggaacttggtgctgctcactctctccacagtcattGCTCAACAGCATTCACCAGCTCCATCAGTCAGATGTACCTCACTATTGAGATTGTGACAG GACTGGGCTACTGTCTGACATTTCTGCCAACCATCACAATCTTGTCCCAGTACTTCAGCAGGTGTCGTTCTGTGGTCACAGCTATGGCCTCCACTGGAGAGTCATTTGCTATATTTGCTTTTGCTCCAG CTTTCACAGCTCTTACGAACTTAATTGGATGGAGGTACACAATGGTGGTGATTGGAACGTTACAGGGCACCATTATTATCTGTGGGGCTCTGCTCCGTCCCATAGTCATCAAACCAAAGATTTTTCCAGCAGAAACTGACAAGAAGATCACATGCTCTTTTCCTGAAGAACAAATGCAAGGCTCTGCTTGCTTTAAAGATTCAGGTGTACAGTCACTTGATGAGCTGAAACAGGGTCTCAAATCTGGGAAGGAACAGAAAGAAGCGGAACCACTTCAGATTTCTCCAAAACAACAAGCCATGTCAACCAAAAATAAGCTCCTGGATTTGACTGTACTAAAAGAAGGGAGTTTCTTATGTTATTCAGCCTTTGGCCTTTTTGCAACACTGGGCTTTTTCACTCTGCAGCTGTATGTGGTGGAGCTCAGCGCAAATTTGTGTACCGAGAGGGGCAAGGCGGCCTATATGCTGTCAACAATGGCCATTGCTGAGATCTTTGGACGTCTCTCCATTGGATGGGTCCTGAACTGGGGGCATATCAGAAAGATCTTCATACTTCTAGGATTCTTGTCACTGATGTCCCTGGTGCTGGTGTTGTTTACTGTGGTTAATGGCTTCTGGGGGCTGGCAGTGTGCTGTGTGCTTTACGGCTTCTTACTTGGGAACATTGCATCCATGCACATCCCGATGTTGGCCGAGGATGATGTCGTAGGGATCCAGAGGATGCCTTTAGCTGTAGGCGTCTATGTCTGTATTCAGAGCTTTGCAAGACTGGCTGGTCCACCATTAGGAG GTCTCCTTGTGGATGTTACGCAAAATTACAGGGCTGCATTCTACTCCTGTGCTGCTGGAATGGGACTAGGTGCCATCTTCCTTGGGTTCGTACGTCCATCTAAGACAGGTCAACTGTGCTCGAGGAGGAAGAATAGACAGAAAAACCCCATAGTGGAGCAAGTGTGCAAAGACAAACTGGAGGAAATTCTAGAAGTGGATAATCAAGATATTAAGTCTTGA